tcttttctcttcataaccttgtttttgttttttaaacaatatacaagacatgtatttttttaaaaaaattcttttcgaaactctctttttttgttaattgcaaaaaagaaagaaaaaaacacaattgTATTATTCTCCTTGACTTTGACCTTCATCTAATGTTTTGAGCTACCTTTGGTGTAggtattatttaaattttttatataaaagttaagCCATGAATTTCATGTCTAAATTTACCTTTTAGGTCATTGCTAAAATTCCCTATTCACTGTGCATCCAAATAAGgaattgtttcaaaatattggGTGTTAGTTTATTTGTATTGACACATGAATCTATCTTCATATCTGTAAACAAACAATGTAAATTGATTGATACATTGTTTGACAAGCAAAAAGTGATCTGTCCGATTTCATTCGAGTAAAAGGTATTTTAACACGTTATGGTTTTAGTTAGTTTGATCAATAATAACTTCGAATTGTAGGTAAAGCGGCCAAAAGCATTTTAGTTCAATACGGTTGAtctattaatgaaattttttgttaggttgttttggttgttttttttttttttcgtttatttatgattttttctcCTACAGGTCTTAAGCATGGCGTAACAGAAAGGCTTTCAATAAATAGCAAACACTTGTTGTGATATGGTGCTTAAATTTCTCAACCTGCCTTGCTTGCAGGGCTGCTGCCTGCTACCATTAGGCACTATTTTCAAACAATGTACATATTATTGTACATCAAAAATCTATATTCTTTATAGCTATCATACAGTGTACTACTTACTACTAAAACTTAACCATggctgaaaaaaaaaacacattcaCAAAGGAAAAATCAAGTGGACTATGGATGATTCTATGTGCAGAGAAGGTatctaaaactaaattcaTAAGGTATTACTTTAACAAACTGAGAAAGAGGCTGGTTTCTTCTCCCCTCCATCAACTTAATTGCTTCTTTTCCTAATTCACTTGGTAGTTGAAGGCACACCCAATCAACCAAGGAGTCCAAGTCTTTAGCAAAGTCTAGCAAATACCAATCCAAAAGCTTTGGGATTCCAAATTTCTCTGATGAAATTCCGACTGCAGCTTCTAAGTACTCTCTCTTTGCTAATTCTAGCTCGTTCTCTACTTGGGATGCTGTGTATACTCTCACCTTCAATAAGCAAAAGttcatgaaaattattagTGGAATCAGACAATGAAAAAACGTCAGTGTCTTTTAAATCACGCATGGATAAGCCACTTGACATTAATTGGACGAGGGAAATGAGTAGGTTATAAGATTTGTCTGGATAATTAATgagaattttcatttattgggAACCAACTATCTTTAGAAAGAGATGCAGAATAATTGAAGGGTGATgcgaagaaaaaggaaatgatatttaagattttactCAAATTTTCACCGTTGGACTAAAACTTCAACCAAAAGTAGATGTAAAGACAGGGAAAACTGTTGATGTGTTTTTAAGTACTTACAGCAGGGGAAGACCAGCTTCCACATGATAGTGCGAATGTAACCAATGGTTCTGATAACTCCAAGCCAAAAATACTTCTAAATGTCTTCTCATCATATTTTGCGCTCTTTGAAAAAGCCTATGAACAAATTGAATCAGAAAACAAtgtattttctaatttcaacctcaaagttgaaaatcacaatatattattgaaattagcAGCTTACATATTGTGAATGGTAAGGCAGCCTCAAGATGAAATGCTCAATAGTTATAGCATTTAGCAAGTGCCCGCTCACATTAATTGTTGCCTGGTGGatgcattattattatgagttagtttaccaaaatatgaaaaagtgaACAAAGCTGTACAGCGTGGGCAGAGTAGAGCAGAAggataattaataatatgtacCTTTTGCATCAAGGCAACAACCATCTCGGGACTTTCTGGTATTCCATGTTCTAGGAATGCCTACAGAAATTCAATCATGTAAGTatgtaccaaaaaaataaaatgaaccGAGGCATTCACAGAGATAAATGACTAACTAGAAGGGTCCCTTGAGTGAAAATCCAGAGAAATAATACTTACATTTATCATGCAGGAGTTGTAGATGTTGATCCAAAAAGCAAGTTTCTCCTGATGTGTAAGACGTTGCAAGTTGACAGAAGCAAGTTTCCCCAGAAGGAGTCTGAAATTTAGAAGAATTGAGGCAATGCTTGATATTTAAATTCGAAAACCGTAGCATGAAGTGATGTCATCGATGTAGAATTATCAGTAGCACAATACTTACttcaatctttgaaaaagaaacaatgagTTTGTTGTCCGCTTTGTATTAATTGAACAAGCTTCAACTGTATGCACATTCTTGTATGGACCAATATCTCGCCTTCCAAATTCTGAACATATACCATACGGGTCCGGAAGATCTGTTTCTTCAGTTTGCATTGTAGTTACCATTGAGAATAGATGCAAACTTTCGGTAGCACCTCTATTCTTGATTGAGCTCATTCTCAATAGAATGCTTGATAagcatttcaaaatattttcagatATACTGTTTGGACTATCGTCACCGGATACCTTGTCATCTGGAGCACGGAGTTGTCTTGCTTCAGCATTTTCTGGATTTGCCGTTCTGTTTTCTAACTGAAAATATGAGGGAATAAAATGTATAACAATTctgaaaatgaattataacCATATGACACGACACTTCTGAAGATTTATACTCACATTCAGTTTTGGAGAATTTGGTTTCTCTGATGATTTGTTACGAACTGGAGGTTTCTTGACTGGAGTCTTTATCGTATGGATTTTCTTGATTGAAGACCCCTTGTTGTTACTCGTCGAATTCATACGGGATTCGTTTTCCTTTCCCACAACATTATctgaaatagaaaatagaaccgaaaaaaaaattggttcaaAAGCCAATTCAGCTGACAAAATGCAATTGTGAGCGAACATTATTCAACGTTTATAATTCAATGGCTCCAagttcatataacaaaaatggaTTCTTCATAGTTGCCGATCTGTTACCAGTTTTCTGAACTGAAAGTTTGGATTGAGCTTGCTTAGAATTGTTTTTCGGGGAAAGCTCCATGGTCTTCTTGGAGGACGAAATGTTGACAGCTTCCTGATATAGATCCTGCCTGAAAAGCACAACTTGCTCTTCAAGCCGCACTACCTCCTCTTCAAGAACAGCTACTTCCGCAAGAAGTTCTAGCATCTAAAGGTGTGAAATTAGGTCTTACATTAGAATTCTCTTTGTTTGGTTGAGATCGGAGGTAGTTTCACCAACCAACTCACTGTTTACAATTTCAATAGATCTATTTTCCTAGCAAGAATTTTGATTACCATTGTTTTTAATCTTTCTGTAGAATAAGGGATTTCAAATACGTACATTGGGAGGAAGGAAAGGAGGGAGGCGTGGTAAAGCTCCTAAAGGTCTGGTGAAAGCTCTCTTCAAAGCTCGACCCACATTTTCTTCATGTCTGAGCTTCTTCTTCAGCTTGTCAACCTGATGATTCATAATGTCAAACCCAATATaaagttatgaaaataaagtaattaacgATTTTACATTGGGATCAGACTACgttaaatttagttcataCGTCTTGTTGTAAAGCCACTTTTCTCTGTCTGCTTGAAACCCGTCCACTCGTGGATGCTTTTGCTGCATCAAGAAAATTCGCCTCCGGCATATCCACGTTTCCCTTTACAGAAATTCAGAATTCAAACTTTTAGTTGTAGCAAATTACAATAGTATCGAAGGAGGAGTTGTTCTAGCCAGAGGTAACAGAATGGGTGACATAATTTGCAtagaaaaggagaagaagtCTTGTAAATTAGAACTCAATCAGATGCAGAATAAAAGAGATAACTTTGGCGTCTTTAGTGGAAAAATACTGGAGGCTGGAGTATCAGAATCTGCCAAACTAGgcaagggaaaaaaaaaggtataatTTCCCAGAAAATTTTGGTCAAGATTGGGAGATTGgcaaacataaaaagaaatttgacgGGGAAGAAGAAGGTAAGCTTTGTCCATCTAAGATGTTCAGAGATGCAGAATTCCGGTTGGATAAAGCATTCATCCTACCTCTGAAACTTGAACTTGTTCTGGgatttcaacttttgtatAAAAGAAGTCGATttctatacatttttttcatggGTTTCCCCCATCTACAGGACAAACCGTTTTTCAAAACAAGCAATAAATAAGGTTAGAAACTATAGCGACCTACTTAGAACTACTACGCACTAGACTTGGATTTAAGGCTGGGATTACTTTTTCATGATTCGCAGATGCTCTCATAGACTGAAGCCTTGTCCTTCCTTTGCGATCCATGTCTTCAAAACTGCCGGATATCACAACCAAAACCCAATTCACTAACTCAATTATCTTCTCAATgtcaatatatcaaaacaaagCAAATTCCATCGAACGAGACAAAGAAGGGATCGTAGCGTATTGAATAGCCTTAAATAGAGATCAGACCTTTCTGAGCAGAAAAGagattcattttttcataggCCCATAAGAACTTCCATGGCGAAAGACCAATACAAAGATTTACCGCCCAATTTCGACATTCCTCGATCAGTGAGATGAAACAAGAAttgaaactttaatttttggaaTAACAAATTGTGAGGAGTCTCGGACACATGGAAGTCTATTTAAGATACTGTTATGTGACAGCCACAGACAACTGTGTCTACCGACTCTGGGAGTAATTTACCATATCTTCCACCGCTTGAAAAGCCTAtcttagagagagagagggaggggggagagagagagagagagattactCACCAAGTGAAAGGTAAAACAAATGGCTTTGCAGAAAGTTTAGGTGCATCTCTGTGCCACAAATAGCACCATAAACAGCTCTTGCATATCCCCCCCTCCCTATGGTCCACAACATGTCTGTGTCATCATGGAACAACGTGTGCCTTCTCTTTCGAAGCCCATCTCCTTTAtatcctttctttcttgcCCACTTTCTTTCTCTTGGGAATGGACTcgcaaaatataattaagccTGAAAAACAGAGTACAACCAGAGTAATTAAGATTTCATTGGTTAAATATTAACCAAATTCCATGTGGGTTGCGATTGTTAGTGATTTTGGAAGCACATATGAGAGGCGATTACATAAAATATTAGTAAGGAATGAATTTGACGGCAAAGGCTGCTAGTTTCACATGCTTGccaactaattaataaatttttacttcttttggAAGATCCAAAGCAGAAGTGCTGAACAATGGACAGGTTAGATTCATATGTATAATATTAGTATTGGTTTTTAATTACTTACCTAATACCTAAGCTCATTATAATAATCCCTTTCAATACAAGAAATATACAAACCATTTCTCAGCTTTGCCCTTCATATGAATCCTAACAGATTTGCATTTTCAGGGCTGACTTGAAAGGAGGGAAAGAAAACGAATTGTTCACTTAGTACCAATTTATGCCGTTCACCTACCTTTTCTTCCTTATCCATCAAGAAAAGATAATTGATAACAAATGAAGTATCTTATCCAATGCTCGAGGTCCCTTCAACCTCTTCAATGCATATGTCGAATAcaattgatttctttaaaaacaaGCTTCTGGCTGGAAAAAcagtatttaataaaatctctgTTTTTTGAAAAGCAAATTTGGCTATTTTGTCACTTACACATGGAATAATGGATGCTTTCATGATACAAATGGTCACTTTTCgactaaaaaaaacttgtgggaaattaaaaaaaaaaatgaaagtaagcACTCACAACCACGTGACAGAGACTTCAAAgcagaaatattttaatgctTCATGATCAACAAAAGTAATAAAGCAATAATCTTTTCGAGGATGGGGGGAATTTAATTATTGGGGACCCTATTCTAATCACAGTTGGGATGAGACTAGTGCTTATTTGAATTCCAAAAGTATCGGGGCTGCCGAGTTCTTCAAagaagttttaaatatttttgtgtacTTTGAATCATTAAAACTCTACGTAATTAATAAAGTAGGTAGCCAGAAGTGTTTACATGTTTCTCAAAGGCATTTCAACAGTAACCCCAGCTGTAATTCCATTGCCAAAACCCATTTGCATCTTGTCGAACAGTTCATGTGCATTCACAAGACGGCCCATCAAAGCAGAACTGGGAAGCTgttattctaaaatttcaaactcgaaacaaaattaataagtaGGAAATTGTAGTTGGAGAGTGAAAGGTTATCATATTTGATTGTAGACACAGGATTTTGCAGGACAAATGAGAAGAAGAGCGTGATTAATATACCTGGTTGTTCTTCAGAGACTCAATCAATCGAGAAATTAGTATTACCTGAAGCAATCTTAAAAGCGAAAACGTCAGATTGAAGCGGAAAAGGACATATGCACGACCTAACAAATTTTTGCAGTCCCTTCATCATCCGTTTTGCAATTAATGCCAAATTCATTGAGGAATATTGTTTGAGAGCGGAAGCAGAGGCGTAATTTGACTTGAACAATAttagtaaaattaatataaattatatacattAGATTTTAAGTTTACGTTCATACGCCAAAGTGAGGATTGGATGTtctaaaaacacaaaatcaattGGAACCATCTGGTAAGACTTTACAAGTTACCCTTCCACATAGGTTTATCGTTACATGTAACGATAATAGTGTTAGAGACATTTCTAACACTCGAGATTACAATATTACTCCAATTCTAACTCAATTATTTCttgattgttatatatttatcaacTCGAGTCAAATTGTCGAACACTCACATTACGCCTACTTCAGTCCTATGGCTTGAAGCCTCTTTAGTTCTTTTATGATGTAAGATTCTTCTTCGTACCatgttaaaaagaattatattcaACTTCTATTAGTGATATGGTATACTACCTAAATGTTaagaattgaatttaaatttccctcttaattataaattagagatctacaaaattaaaaattccaCCACTGTATATAAAATACATCACTCATATTTGAAATGCAATACTACAAATAACATTCAACATCTCAATGATTGAAATAGGAAATTGAATTGGAACTCTTTTATAAATCTCAAtacattttctctttctttttacccaaataataaaaatagtttgtccttttgtaaaaagaaaaacaataggaaaaaggaaactaaatttattttattttattttataagagAGCAAAGCTCTTTGATGAAGGAGTGGGTCTCCTTCTTTTGTCGGTGTCGTTTGCAACaacaatgaagaagatgaatttaTTGactaaatcaattaattttcatacaaatCCAATATaatgcttttttcaaaaaaaatggaaaaaataaaaaacaaaaaactttgCAATACGTTTATTAATTCCTCatgattattaatattattcaatttggtatcaaacatatttaatCACTCAATCAAATTGATTTCTATGTATTAATTGTAAGTAGaccatattttgaaattattgtaTTGAAAACGTTATGAAAGTATCGAAAATGATTACAAAAAAGAGGGAAATAGGTATGTATACATTATGTTATAGATTGAAACAAACCCTTGTCCATATACTAATATAGTACGAGCattcttcaacattttaaacaaagtataaagtttagagatataGATTAATTAGcgattttttaatataaatttaaagtggatagaattttctttttctaaaagtttcaCCGACGTTTGGAGAAAAGAGAATGGTGGtacaatttaaaagaagaaaaaagatgtcGACGAGAATACATATTTAAAGGGAAATTTAGAGTAGACAGTGATGAATGATTGGCATGTCTAAATGTGCTAAGAGAAGACATTTTTATGCATAAAAATAAGGTCCAAAGGTCCTACTCAGAttcttttaaatcttatactatattatatgtataaatatatatatatatatatatatatatatatatatatatatatattataatgtttgttattataattcatttttttacttcCACAGTTGTACTTTGTGTTCTGAGACTTCAGTTTCAGCTTCAACCCCCCACCTACTCTTTCAACATATACAcaacaatatcaaattttgaaatttccataaagtattattttccCTTTGcatttactatatatttggattttaaattgtttgcCTAACATATTTTTAGTCCCTTTTGAAAAGCAATCaaaaacacttcaaatttcggtcttaaatacttttttttttcaaccaagtaattagatttttttattattatctataaatttatgaaacatattaatttaatataggaaagttattatgattatgattatgattattataattgaacCAATTTGAAGAGAGTAGAAGGGAATAAAATGCTACAttgatcaaaataatatttcaaccaataagaatGGACCATTTTTGGAACTTGAAAAGTGAATTTTGGTGTGGGGTTTCAGGTTAAAGCATCCAAGTTTGTAATTAAAGTAATGGGATTTTATGTAGTTGTGTGAATTGAATGCCTTTGGATTTAGCTGCCCAATTTAAAagtacttttcttctttctatggttataaataaaatattgaaatctttttctaacatgaatataaattatataatgtacctctattttgttttacttgtaattatatttttgtactaaaaatttgtaaatgtgaagtttcttttcttaggtTATTCTAACTTTTATACTTGATTTAATAATAAGACAATGTATTAAAACatagtttatattatatataatttaataaccgtaaaatgaaaattttagttttagtattgaaTTTTCATCTACGTTTTCATGAATTTAACATAAAGGGTTAAGTTATGAAAACGTTAAAACATACtaggataaaaaaaagtacgtagtctaatataattataatgttataataagtattttaattcatttgaaattggtaaattgtttgtttattaatttagatctatattttgatatttttaatatatcaaaCGGAAAATAACTTTAGTCATGTGTTCGATCAAAAACCCTACAACCTAGAGCATCGGAACAAGTTTAACATGACAAGAGTTATGCGTAATCacaaaaaatgttagaaaaatagaattataaATAGTTGGATTTGATGACCTCAAATAAGAGTTAGTAATCTCCAAATCAGAGCTTAATTTAGCCTAACTTTTATGTGTTTAGCAAAATTGTACTAATTCGTGTGCTAACTTAGACATTGAAATATGATAGGCTAGACTCAACACCACACTAGACAATTAGTTATCTAGAAAAACGACACTAAATTGAGAGAACCGAAAAGAAGGTTAAGTCCATAGAGGCCTTGCAATGACaacaaacataa
This is a stretch of genomic DNA from Cucumis sativus cultivar 9930 chromosome 4, Cucumber_9930_V3, whole genome shotgun sequence. It encodes these proteins:
- the LOC101211254 gene encoding uncharacterized protein LOC101211254 isoform X2, with the protein product MPEANFLDAAKASTSGRVSSRQRKVALQQDVDKLKKKLRHEENVGRALKRAFTRPLGALPRLPPFLPPNMLELLAEVAVLEEEVVRLEEQVVLFRQDLYQEAVNISSSKKTMELSPKNNSKQAQSKLSVQKTDNVVGKENESRMNSTSNNKGSSIKKIHTIKTPVKKPPVRNKSSEKPNSPKLNLENRTANPENAEARQLRAPDDKVSGDDSPNSISENILKCLSSILLRMSSIKNRGATESLHLFSMVTTMQTEETDLPDPYGICSEFGRRDIGPYKNVHTVEACSINTKRTTNSLFLFQRLKLLLGKLASVNLQRLTHQEKLAFWINIYNSCMINAFLEHGIPESPEMVVALMQKATINVSGHLLNAITIEHFILRLPYHSQYAFSKSAKYDEKTFRSIFGLELSEPLVTFALSCGSWSSPAVRVYTASQVENELELAKREYLEAAVGISSEKFGIPKLLDWYLLDFAKDLDSLVDWVCLQLPSELGKEAIKLMEGRRNQPLSQFVKVIPYEFSFRYLLCT
- the LOC101211254 gene encoding uncharacterized protein LOC101211254 isoform X1, with the translated sequence MDRKGRTRLQSMRASANHEKGNVDMPEANFLDAAKASTSGRVSSRQRKVALQQDVDKLKKKLRHEENVGRALKRAFTRPLGALPRLPPFLPPNMLELLAEVAVLEEEVVRLEEQVVLFRQDLYQEAVNISSSKKTMELSPKNNSKQAQSKLSVQKTDNVVGKENESRMNSTSNNKGSSIKKIHTIKTPVKKPPVRNKSSEKPNSPKLNLENRTANPENAEARQLRAPDDKVSGDDSPNSISENILKCLSSILLRMSSIKNRGATESLHLFSMVTTMQTEETDLPDPYGICSEFGRRDIGPYKNVHTVEACSINTKRTTNSLFLFQRLKLLLGKLASVNLQRLTHQEKLAFWINIYNSCMINAFLEHGIPESPEMVVALMQKATINVSGHLLNAITIEHFILRLPYHSQYAFSKSAKYDEKTFRSIFGLELSEPLVTFALSCGSWSSPAVRVYTASQVENELELAKREYLEAAVGISSEKFGIPKLLDWYLLDFAKDLDSLVDWVCLQLPSELGKEAIKLMEGRRNQPLSQFVKVIPYEFSFRYLLCT